From the genome of Elusimicrobiota bacterium, one region includes:
- a CDS encoding NAD(P)H-hydrate dehydratase — MKPVTAAIVRKALPKRRTETQKWDYGHCLVVAGSRRLLGAAVLTTKAALRGGAGLVTLATPRSLQALVYSQILEALTLPLEETVDGTVDWGAVGTIKTYAKERGVTSIVVGPGLTRQEQTTQFIRTLVKEVEIPMVLDADALNVKPPLDGQAFRCLTPHRKEFSRLMSIPEDEVIKKGPALGRAFAKNHPNAALVLKGFKSKVFFRSQAWQNPTGNPGMAKGGSGDVLAGLMGAFVAQLAARKVPIGDYLQGVLAAVYLHGLSGDLACRALSEVSMNAEDIVAHLPEAMKKTLNR; from the coding sequence ATGAAGCCTGTTACCGCCGCCATTGTCCGCAAAGCCCTGCCTAAGCGCCGGACCGAGACTCAGAAATGGGATTATGGGCATTGCCTGGTCGTGGCCGGGTCCCGCCGCCTGTTGGGCGCGGCAGTGCTGACCACTAAGGCGGCTTTGCGCGGCGGCGCGGGCCTGGTGACTTTGGCCACGCCGAGGAGTCTTCAGGCTTTGGTTTATTCCCAGATTCTCGAAGCCCTGACTCTGCCGTTGGAGGAAACCGTGGACGGCACCGTTGATTGGGGAGCTGTAGGCACGATTAAAACCTATGCCAAGGAGCGCGGGGTTACTTCGATTGTCGTGGGCCCGGGTTTGACCCGCCAGGAACAAACCACTCAATTTATCCGGACCTTGGTCAAGGAAGTGGAAATCCCCATGGTTTTAGACGCGGATGCTTTGAATGTGAAGCCTCCGTTGGACGGCCAAGCGTTTCGTTGTTTAACCCCGCATCGAAAAGAATTCAGCCGTTTGATGAGCATTCCTGAAGATGAAGTGATCAAAAAGGGCCCGGCTTTGGGCCGGGCCTTCGCCAAAAATCATCCCAACGCGGCGTTGGTTCTCAAGGGTTTTAAAAGCAAGGTTTTTTTCCGTTCCCAAGCCTGGCAAAATCCGACCGGCAATCCGGGTATGGCCAAGGGCGGATCAGGCGATGTGTTGGCCGGATTAATGGGCGCTTTTGTGGCGCAACTGGCCGCCCGTAAAGTACCCATTGGGGATTATCTGCAGGGGGTTTTGGCCGCTGTTTATCTTCACGGTTTGTCCGGTGATTTGGCTTGCCGGGCGTTAAGCGAAGTGTCCATGAACGCGGAAGACATCGTGGCCCATCTCCCAGAGGCCATGAAAAAGACATTGAACCGTTAA
- the folP gene encoding dihydropteroate synthase has translation MKKAADVPSIDSLPSAAGHPRSLPKIMGVLNVTPDSFFDGGRYTGESAWARFEEMVREGADLIDIGGESSRPGSGRVGQDEELRRVSGLLRRFHERRSTLPAGLAVSIDTMKAAVASLAVDSGAGVINDISALRHEPDGMLDALHRRPGVNIVLMHMRGDPATMQADPRYDDVVGEVEAFFEERLRFVQDNGVSLDRVILDPGIGFGKTLDHNLRLLRHLSEMKRRLGRPVLIGASRKSFIGLILNGAGPQDRLEGSLAAALWCADHNVDYLRVHDVCATRRALGVWAAMAG, from the coding sequence ATGAAAAAAGCTGCTGACGTCCCGTCGATCGATTCGTTGCCTTCGGCCGCCGGCCATCCCCGGTCCCTGCCTAAAATCATGGGGGTTTTAAACGTTACCCCCGATTCTTTTTTCGACGGCGGCCGCTATACGGGGGAATCCGCTTGGGCGCGTTTTGAGGAGATGGTCCGGGAAGGCGCGGATTTAATCGATATCGGCGGCGAATCGTCGCGTCCGGGTTCCGGGCGCGTCGGCCAAGACGAGGAATTGCGCCGCGTGAGCGGGCTGCTCCGGCGGTTTCACGAGCGGCGTTCGACTTTGCCCGCCGGTTTGGCGGTGTCCATTGACACGATGAAAGCCGCAGTCGCTTCCTTGGCGGTGGACAGCGGCGCCGGCGTCATCAACGATATTTCCGCTTTGCGTCACGAACCCGACGGGATGCTGGACGCGCTGCACCGACGCCCCGGCGTCAACATCGTGTTGATGCACATGCGGGGCGACCCCGCGACCATGCAGGCCGATCCCCGTTATGACGATGTCGTCGGCGAGGTCGAGGCGTTTTTCGAAGAGCGCCTGCGTTTTGTTCAGGACAACGGCGTCAGCCTTGATCGCGTCATCTTGGACCCGGGCATTGGCTTCGGCAAAACGCTCGATCATAACCTGCGTTTGTTGCGTCATCTCAGTGAAATGAAGCGGCGCCTAGGCCGGCCGGTGTTAATCGGCGCTTCGCGTAAATCTTTCATCGGGCTGATTTTAAACGGCGCGGGCCCCCAGGACCGTTTGGAAGGCTCATTGGCCGCGGCTTTATGGTGTGCGGATCACAACGTGGATTACCTTCGGGTTCATGATGTGTGCGCCACGCGGCGCGCGCTCGGCGTTTGGGCCGCGATGGCCGGCTGA
- a CDS encoding pyridoxine 5'-phosphate synthase, producing the protein MATAKLGVCLDYFAQLREAGGEDTPELSDVANELSKAGVHVLLAHLRPEKKPLTEKDIADLKRQTKLSLQLHLAPDPGLVPAAARLSPAVVVFSPEKSGEETRGFEIQKNEVQKEVGKAIESVKKKGVKVGLLLESNAVDIRLGKRLGADLIELNARTYIKASSKARRQSALEDLHIAGRLVRELELGLHVGHGLDCDHVAEVAQVYEVQQINVGFALVARSLFVGLPTAVEDILEAIRTGSENPLTLEA; encoded by the coding sequence ATGGCTACGGCAAAACTCGGGGTCTGCCTTGATTATTTCGCCCAATTAAGGGAAGCGGGGGGAGAAGACACTCCTGAATTGTCCGACGTGGCCAATGAGCTGTCCAAGGCCGGCGTCCATGTTTTGTTGGCTCATTTGCGGCCGGAGAAAAAACCGCTGACGGAAAAAGACATCGCGGATTTAAAGCGCCAAACCAAGCTTTCTTTGCAGCTTCATTTGGCTCCTGATCCGGGTTTGGTTCCGGCCGCGGCCAGATTGTCTCCGGCTGTCGTTGTTTTTTCACCGGAAAAATCCGGCGAAGAGACCAGAGGCTTTGAGATTCAGAAAAATGAGGTGCAAAAAGAGGTGGGCAAGGCGATCGAAAGCGTCAAGAAAAAAGGCGTTAAAGTCGGCCTTCTCCTTGAGTCCAATGCCGTGGATATCCGTCTAGGCAAACGCCTGGGCGCTGATTTGATCGAACTCAACGCCCGGACCTATATCAAAGCCTCCTCCAAAGCCCGCCGCCAGTCGGCTCTTGAGGACCTGCATATCGCGGGACGTTTGGTGCGCGAATTGGAACTCGGTCTTCATGTCGGCCATGGCTTGGACTGCGATCATGTGGCTGAAGTCGCTCAGGTTTATGAGGTGCAGCAAATCAACGTAGGGTTTGCTTTGGTGGCCAGGAGCTTGTTTGTGGGCTTGCCCACGGCCGTGGAAGACATCTTGGAAGCCATCCGCACCGGCTCTGAGAATCCTCTGACATTGGAGGCCTGA
- the thiL gene encoding thiamine-phosphate kinase, with the protein MAAKLSDIGEFRLIHQRILPSLGRQAKLGDDCGWFDLGDGKVLLASTDSLVEDSHFRKLWMSPGELAVKSLRTALSDVAAMGGGEHCSALVAMGLGRRAPASEFDDFLAALRREAGKWRVKILGGDLTEIPQNSNGHQHGGGFVTVTVLAVSERARLLLRSQARPGETLWISGPIGLAKAGLEYLDSGQKPALFASLAQAHKRPPLRLVEGARLSVRNISRAAMDLSDSLACALLWMAKLSRVDFEVNLRQIPIPKILGQWSAMRRKPLVDYFLYGGEDYELLFTSTSSARMVNRFLPEAYPIGRVMKGSGAVRVSDLDGREIFVDENTVGYQAFK; encoded by the coding sequence ATGGCCGCTAAACTTAGTGATATCGGTGAATTCCGTTTGATTCATCAGCGCATTTTGCCGTCCTTGGGACGCCAGGCTAAATTAGGCGATGATTGCGGCTGGTTTGATTTAGGCGACGGCAAGGTGCTGTTAGCCAGCACGGATTCTTTGGTCGAAGATTCTCATTTCCGGAAGTTGTGGATGTCGCCCGGGGAATTGGCGGTTAAATCCCTGCGCACGGCTTTAAGCGATGTGGCGGCCATGGGCGGGGGGGAGCATTGTTCGGCTCTGGTGGCCATGGGCTTGGGACGCCGGGCGCCAGCCTCGGAATTCGACGATTTTCTGGCGGCTTTGCGCCGGGAAGCCGGAAAATGGCGGGTTAAAATTTTAGGAGGGGATTTGACCGAAATTCCCCAGAACTCCAATGGGCATCAACACGGGGGCGGGTTTGTCACGGTCACTGTTTTAGCGGTGTCCGAACGGGCCCGTCTTCTTTTGCGGTCCCAGGCCAGGCCGGGGGAAACGCTGTGGATATCAGGCCCGATCGGGCTCGCCAAAGCCGGGCTGGAATACTTGGATTCAGGGCAGAAGCCCGCGTTGTTCGCGTCGTTAGCCCAGGCCCATAAGCGTCCTCCTCTTCGCTTGGTCGAGGGCGCGCGTTTATCCGTGCGCAACATCTCCCGGGCGGCCATGGATTTATCCGATTCATTAGCCTGCGCGCTATTATGGATGGCCAAGCTTTCCCGCGTTGATTTTGAGGTCAATTTGAGGCAAATCCCGATCCCAAAAATTCTTGGCCAGTGGTCGGCTATGCGCCGGAAACCGTTGGTTGATTATTTTTTATACGGGGGCGAGGATTATGAATTGTTGTTTACCTCGACTTCCTCCGCGCGCATGGTTAATCGTTTTTTGCCCGAGGCCTATCCCATAGGACGGGTGATGAAGGGTTCGGGCGCGGTGCGGGTTTCGGACTTGGACGGACGGGAAATTTTTGTCGATGAGAACACCGTCGGCTATCAGGCGTTCAAATAA
- the glmM gene encoding phosphoglucosamine mutase (catalyzes the conversion of glucosamine-6-phosphate to glucosamine-1-phosphate) — translation MADTLSIFGTDGIRGRPGQFPLINDVLVRLGPAFSGLLDRRPSVLPPSRERMLVIARDTRASGRVLNGLVARSFQEAGFIPHDLGILPTPAIAYLVAGLNAALGCVISASHNPPEYNGLKFFGPRGQKIPEDWERDIEKQLLGGALKRRASPARKRRAPPGSSLLSGALRPDWARRRYMDFLKSRLAAYLDFRGLTVVVDAAHGAAAQVLPDLLRELGAVVHVLGVQPNGRNINVDCGALHPQRLASMVLKKRADIGFALDGDGDRLVVVDERGRALPGEWVLATVALERRRLREKGSDALVTTQVSNFALRHFLEKNGVGVIETKVGDRWVLEALQEAALGFGGENSGHFIWPFVLPSADGCLGAMMIVQMLLESGRPASKLFARFPLMPQAGLQVPSPAEKPPLESLPVFLKELGLVSKALDHKGRVLVRYSGTEPVLRILLEGEMRLSGLKTMAESLKQAYLKAIE, via the coding sequence ATGGCCGACACCCTGAGCATTTTCGGCACGGACGGCATCCGCGGCCGTCCCGGCCAATTTCCTTTAATCAACGATGTTTTAGTCCGTTTAGGCCCGGCCTTCAGCGGACTTCTCGACCGGCGGCCGTCGGTTCTCCCGCCGTCAAGGGAGCGCATGCTGGTGATTGCCCGGGATACGCGAGCCAGCGGCCGGGTTCTCAACGGCCTTGTGGCTCGCAGTTTTCAAGAAGCCGGGTTTATCCCCCATGATTTGGGGATTTTGCCGACTCCGGCCATCGCTTATCTTGTGGCCGGATTAAACGCGGCGCTGGGTTGCGTCATTTCCGCCAGTCACAATCCGCCTGAATACAACGGCCTTAAATTTTTCGGCCCCAGAGGCCAGAAAATCCCAGAGGATTGGGAGCGCGATATCGAAAAACAATTGCTCGGCGGCGCCCTTAAACGCCGCGCTTCGCCGGCGCGCAAACGCCGCGCGCCGCCGGGCTCCAGCCTGTTGTCCGGCGCCTTGCGTCCTGATTGGGCCCGGCGCCGCTATATGGATTTTTTAAAGTCCCGCTTGGCCGCGTATCTTGATTTTCGCGGGTTGACCGTGGTCGTGGACGCGGCTCATGGCGCGGCCGCGCAAGTTTTGCCTGATCTTCTTCGGGAATTAGGCGCCGTGGTCCATGTCTTGGGGGTTCAGCCGAACGGCCGCAATATCAATGTTGATTGCGGGGCGTTGCACCCTCAACGATTAGCGAGTATGGTGCTCAAAAAACGGGCGGATATCGGCTTCGCTTTGGACGGAGACGGCGATCGTTTGGTGGTGGTTGATGAGCGGGGCCGGGCGTTGCCCGGCGAGTGGGTGCTGGCGACCGTGGCCCTTGAGCGGCGGCGTTTGAGAGAAAAAGGCTCCGATGCGTTGGTGACGACGCAGGTGTCCAATTTTGCGTTAAGGCATTTTCTTGAAAAAAACGGCGTCGGCGTTATTGAAACAAAGGTCGGGGATCGTTGGGTGTTGGAAGCTCTGCAGGAGGCGGCGCTGGGATTCGGCGGGGAAAATTCCGGGCATTTTATTTGGCCGTTCGTGTTGCCGAGCGCGGACGGCTGTCTGGGCGCCATGATGATCGTTCAAATGCTTCTTGAGTCCGGGCGGCCGGCGTCCAAGTTATTCGCGCGGTTTCCATTGATGCCTCAAGCCGGCCTTCAAGTTCCTTCCCCTGCCGAGAAGCCGCCGCTGGAAAGTTTGCCGGTTTTCCTCAAGGAATTGGGCCTCGTGAGCAAGGCGTTGGATCATAAGGGGCGCGTTTTAGTCCGTTATTCGGGGACAGAGCCTGTCTTGCGCATTTTGTTGGAAGGAGAAATGCGTTTATCCGGCTTAAAAACAATGGCCGAATCTTTAAAGCAGGCGTACTTAAAAGCGATAGAATAG
- a CDS encoding TIGR00159 family protein — MSPRWAEIIRIFIDLCLASFLLYRVIVLIRGTKSMQVAIGLLVLMFLTYMVRMLNLTVTSWLLDQFWLAGILLLVVVFQPEIRDALADLGKSPLVAKVLFSEQVDFLTQIKKAVDDFSARKIGTLIVLEQEIGLKNYINTGISIDSRITKELLVAIFQPPSPLHDGAIIVSTDGRLLAAKCILPVTSSAEVSKAYGVRHHAAVGLAEVSDAIVIVVSEQTGQTAVARNGRLDPEVDVNQLFDELRILYQNKAKKSLLRAIESQTAGGRRNT; from the coding sequence ATGAGTCCTCGTTGGGCCGAGATCATCCGCATTTTTATCGATCTTTGCTTGGCCAGTTTTCTCCTTTACCGGGTCATCGTGCTCATTCGCGGGACCAAATCAATGCAAGTGGCGATCGGTTTGCTTGTGCTCATGTTTTTGACCTATATGGTGCGTATGCTCAATCTCACCGTGACCAGCTGGCTGCTCGATCAATTTTGGCTCGCCGGCATTTTGCTGTTGGTGGTGGTTTTCCAACCGGAGATCAGAGATGCTTTGGCTGATTTGGGCAAAAGTCCGCTGGTGGCCAAGGTTTTGTTTTCGGAACAAGTCGATTTCCTGACGCAAATTAAAAAAGCGGTGGACGATTTTTCCGCAAGAAAAATCGGGACCTTGATCGTTCTGGAGCAGGAAATCGGGCTTAAAAACTATATCAATACCGGCATTTCCATCGACAGCCGCATCACCAAAGAGCTGTTGGTCGCCATTTTTCAGCCGCCTTCGCCGCTGCATGACGGCGCGATCATCGTGTCGACGGACGGACGCTTGCTGGCCGCCAAATGTATCTTGCCGGTGACCAGCAGCGCCGAGGTTTCCAAGGCCTATGGCGTCAGGCATCATGCGGCCGTGGGCTTGGCCGAGGTTTCCGATGCCATCGTGATCGTGGTTTCGGAGCAGACCGGGCAAACCGCCGTGGCCAGGAACGGCCGTCTAGATCCAGAGGTTGACGTCAATCAGCTTTTCGATGAACTGCGCATTCTTTATCAGAACAAAGCCAAAAAAAGCCTTTTGCGCGCCATCGAGTCCCAGACCGCCGGCGGCCGCAGAAACACCTAG
- the glmS gene encoding glutamine--fructose-6-phosphate transaminase (isomerizing), producing MCGIVGYLGKRQAGPILLEGLKRLEYRGYDSAGICVFSPNGKLDIVRVVGKISGLEQRLSERPVAGSCALGHCLSADTLIQLADGRSVRADSLGDVCTVLALDPQSLRIVPHQAKVWSHPAPEELIEIRIPFGKLVCTPEHRLFFTDSEGNLTAKRAEEIEPGDILLHARSWDCEGAPIKFQPVPLSRYYRLGPLSRGIIKEALLHHGGGRRVAEMAGVSTSMMEHIRDESRNVAEPLLNQLKESLGLNLPDAEPVDSRHGSFVHLPQSSEPGVMQFIGYLMGDGHIGRRGLRFKDPDGDTLEVYRNLAQKHFNVRGRIASIPQVKAYLLEMNSFGLAQWMRVNVAQRRSELMEKAGGLPGDHLAGLLRGLFDAEGYVARSAGQIGLTMINLELVRQIQGWLLRFGILTSLRESQPDRSHRRPSTSMTLLISRRDSFVAFRDAIGFSSYRKCRQLDHALKGKRNGFYLSSWAVPIKKPIIKTKMLDAGIKKSALRPFDGEGRLSDGQVEKFIEAFKNEPQARETIGRMRRFLAADVRHQEVVSVRRISSNGKPVYDLEVEEFENFFANGILSHNSRWATHGRPSEENAHPHTDCSGETVLVHNGIIENYLELKEELLKRKHAFRSETDTEVLAHLFEEEMPKKEGVNVSDRDVLKAVGRVLKKLRGAYALVVMSKSWGRRIVGIRKDCPLVVGVGQGRDESFLASDIPALLPFTKKVVFVEDNEVVLLAEHQPPKIFSASGAPVRRAPQDVPWDPLMAEKGGFKHFMLKEIHEGPRSFEDTLRARAYDENLDSLLQEVSLTKARVRSLRRVQFLACGTAFHAGLIGEYLFEKWAGLPARAEIASEFRYASRNVEPGTLAVAISQSGETADTIAALRLAAQTKGVATTGIINQIGSTLTRQVKGTLYTRCGPEIGVASTKAFMAQLASLYLLALGFGRVRGTLSAKAFRALTHDLLELPNKLRSAISHLDPAVAELAREFQEAKGFLYLGRHMMYPIALEGALKLKEISYIHAEGYAAGEMKHGPIALIDKDMPVFSFCPKNSSVYEKTRSNLEEAKARGARILAVITQGDHGLDKLSHRNLAVAGAGHEFFEPVLAVAAAQLFAYHVANLKGLDVDQPRNLAKSVTVE from the coding sequence ATGTGCGGCATTGTCGGTTATTTAGGCAAACGTCAAGCCGGCCCGATTCTTCTGGAGGGTCTTAAGCGTCTTGAGTACCGGGGCTATGATTCAGCGGGCATCTGCGTTTTTTCTCCCAACGGCAAACTAGATATTGTCCGCGTCGTCGGCAAGATTTCCGGCCTTGAGCAGCGCTTGAGCGAGCGCCCGGTGGCCGGCTCATGCGCCCTGGGGCACTGTTTAAGCGCGGATACATTGATTCAATTGGCGGACGGGCGGTCCGTCAGAGCCGATTCATTGGGCGACGTTTGTACTGTTTTGGCTCTTGATCCCCAAAGCCTTAGAATCGTTCCGCATCAGGCTAAAGTTTGGTCGCATCCGGCGCCGGAAGAATTAATCGAAATTCGCATTCCTTTCGGCAAATTAGTTTGCACGCCCGAGCATCGTTTGTTTTTTACCGACAGCGAAGGAAATTTGACGGCCAAACGCGCCGAGGAGATTGAACCCGGGGACATTTTGCTCCATGCCAGGTCATGGGATTGCGAGGGAGCGCCGATTAAGTTTCAGCCGGTTCCTCTTTCCCGATATTACCGTCTCGGTCCTCTGTCGCGAGGCATCATCAAGGAGGCTTTGTTGCATCATGGAGGAGGCAGGCGGGTGGCGGAGATGGCCGGCGTCAGCACATCCATGATGGAACATATCAGGGATGAATCCAGAAATGTGGCCGAGCCTTTGTTGAACCAATTAAAGGAATCCCTCGGATTGAATTTGCCTGATGCCGAACCGGTGGATAGCCGCCACGGCAGTTTCGTTCATCTGCCTCAATCATCGGAACCGGGCGTGATGCAATTCATCGGTTACTTGATGGGCGATGGGCATATCGGCCGGCGCGGGTTGCGTTTTAAAGACCCTGACGGCGATACTTTGGAAGTTTATCGCAATCTGGCTCAAAAACATTTCAATGTGCGGGGCAGGATAGCCTCGATTCCGCAAGTCAAAGCCTATCTTTTGGAGATGAACAGTTTCGGCCTGGCCCAATGGATGCGCGTCAATGTCGCGCAGCGCCGGAGCGAACTCATGGAGAAAGCGGGCGGCCTGCCCGGCGATCACCTTGCAGGTTTGCTGCGCGGTTTATTCGATGCCGAAGGCTACGTAGCCCGGTCTGCCGGTCAAATCGGGTTGACCATGATTAATTTGGAATTGGTGCGGCAAATTCAGGGTTGGTTGTTGCGTTTCGGCATTTTGACCTCGTTAAGAGAATCTCAGCCGGACAGGTCCCATCGTCGCCCCAGCACATCAATGACTTTGTTGATTTCACGCCGGGATTCCTTTGTCGCATTTCGAGATGCGATCGGATTTTCGTCTTATCGTAAATGCCGTCAGTTGGATCATGCGCTTAAAGGAAAGCGCAACGGTTTTTATCTTTCTTCTTGGGCTGTTCCGATTAAAAAACCGATTATTAAAACCAAGATGCTGGACGCCGGAATCAAAAAATCAGCGTTGAGGCCTTTTGACGGAGAGGGACGCCTGAGCGATGGCCAGGTTGAAAAATTCATTGAAGCGTTCAAAAATGAGCCGCAGGCGCGGGAAACGATCGGCCGGATGAGGCGTTTCTTAGCGGCTGACGTGCGCCACCAAGAGGTGGTGTCCGTTCGAAGAATTTCTTCAAACGGAAAACCGGTTTACGACCTTGAAGTCGAAGAATTTGAAAATTTTTTTGCCAACGGAATCCTGTCGCACAACTCCCGCTGGGCGACGCATGGCCGCCCTTCAGAAGAAAACGCTCATCCGCACACGGATTGCTCGGGTGAAACGGTTCTGGTTCATAACGGCATCATCGAGAATTACCTGGAGCTTAAAGAAGAGTTGTTGAAACGCAAACATGCGTTTCGTTCGGAAACGGACACCGAGGTGCTGGCCCATCTTTTTGAGGAAGAGATGCCTAAAAAAGAAGGGGTCAACGTTTCCGACCGGGATGTCTTGAAAGCCGTGGGCCGGGTTTTGAAAAAATTGCGCGGCGCTTATGCGCTGGTGGTGATGTCCAAATCATGGGGGCGCCGCATCGTGGGCATCCGCAAAGATTGCCCCTTGGTCGTGGGCGTTGGCCAAGGCCGTGATGAGTCGTTCTTAGCTAGCGACATCCCCGCGCTTCTTCCGTTCACCAAAAAAGTCGTTTTTGTCGAGGACAATGAAGTCGTTTTGCTGGCGGAACATCAGCCGCCTAAGATTTTTTCCGCTTCCGGCGCGCCGGTGCGCCGCGCGCCTCAGGATGTGCCCTGGGACCCGTTGATGGCGGAAAAGGGCGGGTTCAAGCATTTCATGCTCAAGGAAATTCATGAGGGCCCGCGCTCGTTCGAGGATACGCTGCGCGCCCGCGCCTATGATGAAAATTTGGATTCCCTGCTTCAGGAGGTCAGCCTCACTAAAGCCCGGGTCCGTTCCCTGCGCCGGGTTCAGTTTTTGGCTTGCGGCACGGCCTTTCATGCGGGGTTGATCGGGGAGTATCTGTTCGAAAAATGGGCGGGCCTGCCCGCGCGTGCGGAAATCGCGAGCGAATTCCGCTATGCCTCCCGAAACGTTGAGCCCGGCACATTGGCCGTGGCCATCAGCCAATCCGGGGAAACGGCGGACACCATCGCGGCGTTGCGTTTGGCCGCGCAAACAAAGGGCGTCGCCACCACGGGCATCATCAATCAAATCGGCTCCACATTGACCCGTCAGGTCAAGGGAACGCTTTACACGCGTTGCGGACCGGAAATCGGCGTGGCTTCGACCAAAGCTTTCATGGCGCAATTAGCGTCCTTATATTTATTGGCGCTGGGGTTCGGACGGGTCAGGGGAACATTAAGCGCCAAAGCATTCCGCGCATTGACGCATGATCTTCTTGAGCTGCCCAATAAATTAAGGTCCGCGATCAGCCATCTTGATCCGGCCGTCGCCGAATTAGCCCGGGAATTCCAGGAAGCCAAGGGGTTTTTGTATTTAGGCCGGCACATGATGTACCCCATCGCCTTGGAAGGCGCTTTGAAATTAAAAGAAATCTCCTACATTCACGCCGAGGGTTACGCGGCCGGGGAAATGAAGCACGGCCCCATCGCCTTAATCGACAAGGATATGCCCGTGTTTTCTTTCTGTCCCAAGAATTCTTCGGTGTATGAAAAAACCCGTTCTAATTTAGAGGAGGCCAAGGCTCGCGGCGCCCGGATTTTAGCGGTGATCACCCAAGGCGATCATGGTCTCGATAAATTGAGCCATCGGAATTTGGCGGTGGCCGGCGCCGGGCATGAGTTTTTCGAGCCTGTGTTGGCCGTGGCCGCGGCGCAGTTGTTCGCTTATCATGTGGCGAATTTGAAGGGATTGGACGTGGATCAGCCGAGGAATTTGGCCAAAAGCGTCACGGTTGAATGA
- the acpS gene encoding holo-ACP synthase, translating to MTIIGTGVDIIEIERIKKAGKNPRFLSRVFSKEELAYAVKSRKKWERLAVRFAAKEAVWKALSSPSVNLRDITVQRLDNGKPILDLSKLGFPKKWKASITLSHSDHYAVAYCLVYSES from the coding sequence ATGACAATTATCGGCACCGGCGTTGATATCATCGAGATCGAACGCATCAAAAAAGCCGGCAAAAACCCCCGCTTCCTGAGCCGCGTTTTCAGCAAAGAGGAATTGGCTTATGCCGTGAAAAGCCGGAAAAAATGGGAGCGTTTGGCTGTGCGTTTCGCGGCCAAAGAAGCCGTATGGAAGGCTTTAAGCAGCCCCAGCGTCAATTTGAGGGATATCACGGTCCAGCGTTTGGATAACGGCAAGCCGATCCTTGATTTGAGCAAGTTAGGTTTTCCAAAAAAATGGAAAGCCTCGATCACTCTTTCTCACTCCGATCATTACGCGGTCGCCTATTGTTTGGTTTATTCAGAATCATGA